The window ATTTCGAAACTGAAAAAATTCTTGAGCTTGTCAAAAAATATTATGGAAAAATTCCGAAAGGTCCTGAGGTTCCAGAATTAAAAGTTGGCGAACAAAATCAAATCGTCCGAAAAACATTTACTCTCTATCACAATGACATAACTCAGCCAACTTTAAGAATGGCTTTTCATGTTCCAAATTATGAACATCCCGATGCGGCAGCTTTGAAACTTGTACAAAGAATTTTTACAGCAAAAGCAAGAAGTGCTCGTCTTTACAATCGACTTGTGGAAAAAGAAAAGGTCGCTACTGCAGCTGCAGGTGGATTTGGGTTTACAAAAGATCCAACCTTGTATCAAATTTCAGTTGTACTCAAACCAGAAGCTAATGTTGATAGTGTTGAAAAAATTGTCTGGGAAGAAATTAAAAAGCTGCAGGATTCGCTTGTAACAGAAAGAGAATTACAAAAAGCGAAAAACCGATTCAGATTTGATGAATTAACTACTTACACAAAAAATGCAGATATAGGATCGAGGATTAGTTTGTATGAGAATTATGTTAATTATGAATTCATTGATACATTCAGCAATAGAGTTAAAGCAGTTACCCGTGAAGACATTCAAAGAGTAATGAAAATATATTTCAATCCTGAGCAGGTCACAGTTGCTTATCTTTATCCAAAAGGTCCAGTGAAAAGGCAGGCAGAAAAGAGCGAAGAAGAAAATGAAGAAAATAGTAACGAAGAGAAATTTGAACTTTATGATGGCAAATTCTATTTCAAATTGCCAGAAGAAATTTTTGAATTGATGACCCAAGTTGAAGAAGAAGATTACAAAGATATTCTCAGACCAATGCCTATTGCTCCACTTATAAAAACATCAAAGCTTAAAAATGGAATTACAGTTTACACAATAGAAAATCATCTAACGCCATCGATTTACATTGGAGGAGTAATCCAACCAGGATATATTGAAGAAGCTGTCGGCAAAAATAAACCAGGTATTGTCGATTTGCTAAGTGATGTAATTAATCGTGGACCAAAAAATATGACTTATGATGAGTTTATTGAAAAAGCTTCGTTTGTTCCTTTTCAATTTAGCGTTCAAGGAAATTATAGAAGAATATATTTCCAGGGTTATTGCTTGAAAGAAAATCTCAATGAAATGATGACTACAGGACTTGATATATTGAAATCGCCTCGCTTTGATGAAAAAGAAATTGAAGAACTACGCAGTCGTCATTTGATTCAAGCTAAAAATCGATATAAACGAACAAGCGTTAGAGCTTTCTATTATATGTTCGATAAAATATTCAAAGATCATCCATACTCTCAGTACTTAAGCACGGAAGAGTCGCTGAATAAAATTACTCGTCAGGATTTGATTGATTTATGGGATAAATATTTTCAGCCCAAGTTAATGTCAATTGTAATTCTTGGAGATTTTTCTCACAAGGAAATGCAAAAGATTGCTGAAAAATATTTTTCTGATTTCAAATCCAAAAAGGCTTTGTCGGATTACAAGGTTATGCCAAAAGTTAAACCGCTTGAGGGAAAAGAAATTAAAGTCTTTACAGAAAAAGATTATACTCAATGCACAATTAATATTGGTTTTTCTCCTTTCAATGATATTCCTGCTGAAGAAGAAGATGCGGTTAATGTTTTGAATTACATTCTTGCATCGAGTGCATTAACATCAAGGATTGGAGTTAATCTTCGCGATAAACAGGGTTTAATCTACGGAATTAAAAGCGAACTTTGGTCAACAACAGATGGAATTGGATATTGGAAATTTAATACAAAAACAGCTCCACAGAATGTTGATAAAGTCATTAAAGGAATTTTCTCTGAAATAAAAAATCTAATTGAGAATGGTGTAACCGACGAAGAATTAAAAAACGCAAAGATTAGACTTTTGAGCTTACTTCCGCTTTATGTCGAAACTCCCGATGATATTGGAAGCCGAGTATTTGAATTAATTCAAGATAGGAAGCCACTTGATTATTTTGATAAAAAAGCTGATCGAATTATGAAAGTCACAAAAGAAGATGTGATAAGATTGGCTAAAAAATATTTCACTCTTGATCGTTTTATAATTGTAATTGATGGACCAATTGAGCAGAAAGATGTTGATGGTTTGTTAGAGCAATTATGAAATTTATTTTGAAGTACAGAATTAAAAAGGATGGGTTCTCCCATCCTTTTTTGTTTTGAGATAAAAATCTTTAAATGATTTGTAATTCGAAATTTCTTCTTCGATGAATGCAAATTATAGTTGTAAATACCAGCTTATTACGAAGTCAGTCTTGGAATAACATTTTATTTTTCTTCAATCTGAGCCAGTCGAAGCTGAAGGAATTAAGTTAACATTCCATAATGTTACCCTTCGACAAATGCTCAGGATGACAATTCTTTGTCAGGCTGAGCTTGTCGAAGCTGAAGAAATTAAATTATGTGGTGATTAACATCACCATCTTAAAAAATCTCAGAATTAAATTCATTTCTCTAATAATAACAAAAAAAACTTAAGCTGGAAAAAACAAATTAATTTTAGTCTGATCTTTTATTCCAGCCTAAAAATCTTTTTGAAAATGAATCCCTCATCTTTAAGAGTTTTTCTGAAGATAATATTAATTCTTTAATTTTTAATAGATGCTTGAACTTTAAAATTAACTTATTTAGATTAAAACAGAATTTATAAAGATAGAAAACTGGAGGAAATAACAATGAAAAGACTAAAAGCTTTTTCTATGTTTTTATTTCTCTCCTTTACTATATTTCCAATCCTTTCTTTCTCACAAAATCCCGAATGGATTAATTTCACAGCTAGTAATTTTGTTTATGCAATTGCACTTGAAGGTGATTATGTCTGGGTTGGAAAATGGGGAGGAGGACTTGTAAGAATTGACAAGAGAACGGGGAATATGACTTTTTACACCAAGGCTTCAGGTTTGCCAAATAATAATGTTCGTGCAATAGCCATAGATGGACAAGGTAACAAATGGATTGGGACAGATGGAGGAGGAGTTGCAAAGTTTGATGGAGTAAATTGGACTGTTTATAAAACAGGTAATTCAGGTTTGCCAGATAATCGGGTTCGTGAAATAGCCATAGATGGACAGGGTAACAAGTGGATTG is drawn from Ignavibacteria bacterium and contains these coding sequences:
- a CDS encoding insulinase family protein, whose protein sequence is MKKIQILVLIVLITSNFVLSQKVKYEEGKVYRHQLDNGLVVLTMERHLAPYIYHQLTYRVGSRNERLGITGISHVVEHMMFKGTEKYPKGVASKTISKNGGVFNAFTMNDMTSYYEYLPKNKIELAMDIESDRMMNCIFDPDEFKSEIEVIIQERRMRTESTSNGIAHEMMNAIAYDSHPNRDPVIGWPTDLKSMTRDDAYTYYKTFYTPNNAFLVLVGDFETEKILELVKKYYGKIPKGPEVPELKVGEQNQIVRKTFTLYHNDITQPTLRMAFHVPNYEHPDAAALKLVQRIFTAKARSARLYNRLVEKEKVATAAAGGFGFTKDPTLYQISVVLKPEANVDSVEKIVWEEIKKLQDSLVTERELQKAKNRFRFDELTTYTKNADIGSRISLYENYVNYEFIDTFSNRVKAVTREDIQRVMKIYFNPEQVTVAYLYPKGPVKRQAEKSEEENEENSNEEKFELYDGKFYFKLPEEIFELMTQVEEEDYKDILRPMPIAPLIKTSKLKNGITVYTIENHLTPSIYIGGVIQPGYIEEAVGKNKPGIVDLLSDVINRGPKNMTYDEFIEKASFVPFQFSVQGNYRRIYFQGYCLKENLNEMMTTGLDILKSPRFDEKEIEELRSRHLIQAKNRYKRTSVRAFYYMFDKIFKDHPYSQYLSTEESLNKITRQDLIDLWDKYFQPKLMSIVILGDFSHKEMQKIAEKYFSDFKSKKALSDYKVMPKVKPLEGKEIKVFTEKDYTQCTINIGFSPFNDIPAEEEDAVNVLNYILASSALTSRIGVNLRDKQGLIYGIKSELWSTTDGIGYWKFNTKTAPQNVDKVIKGIFSEIKNLIENGVTDEELKNAKIRLLSLLPLYVETPDDIGSRVFELIQDRKPLDYFDKKADRIMKVTKEDVIRLAKKYFTLDRFIIVIDGPIEQKDVDGLLEQL